The Sus scrofa isolate TJ Tabasco breed Duroc chromosome 6, Sscrofa11.1, whole genome shotgun sequence region CACTTGACTCTGCACACAGTTCAAACAAGTTCCGTTTTCTGACTTGACCAATTTTAAAACAATACGTGGAGAGTTACAGGAGACGAGCATCTGAACCACAGGAGGCAGGGGGATGAGAACTACAGGATGCAAAAATGAAGTGCCAGCTAGGGCAGACACCTCTCCTTGCCCGGCAGAGAGCCCTAAGAACATCAGTGCCCTGGCGCCCTGCTCGTAGGTCTGGTTGCTCAGGGCGGCGAAGTGCAGGCGACGGGAGGGAGAGGGATTTGCAGCCCAAGGACGGGCCCCTGAGCTCAGACGAGGGCCATTTGTGTGGGCAGTTCCCTTCCTCGGGACAGTGCGCTCTGCAGAGCCTGATGAGTGGAGCATTTCTGTTCCCTGCCAGTCCTTGAGGAGCACAAGCACTTTGGGTTTGTCTCGTTGAAATCTGCCTCTCCGCCCCCGGCAGAAACAGGGGCTTCCAGGAGGAGAGCCCAAGGGCCTTTCATCACCTCTTCCATCCACTCACCAGGCGTTCCCGCATCAGCTCTGGGACAGGCCCTGGGTGAACCCACTGGGGTCGCTGCCCGCGGGGAGGACAGCTTCCTGGGACCCTTTGAGCTGGATCTCAAAAGGTGTCAGCGAGGTCAGGCAGGGCGGGCCCTCCTGGAGGAGTAACCGTGGAAGGTGGGGAAAGGGCGCGTGGTAGGGTGAAGgtagaggaggtggggaggtgggactGATAGCTGGCAGGAGCCTTGATTTTGGACTGTGGGATGCAGGCTCAGTCAGCTTTTGCCAGTGGCCTGCACCGCCCTTGGGTCAGCATGAGGACATGGTGAGGCCCCTCGGCTCAGGGGTGACACCGAGCACCATGGAAGCACTGCAGGCCTGTTTCATTAGCTCCCCACGGCGCTAGGAAGTCGATATTGCTGATGTCGTCATTTCAGATGAGATGGTTCGCTCTGGGTGGCAGTGGAAACGTGTGGCTGAGCTAAGAGCTGAACCCAGTTGTGTTCCGGCTCCTAATCCCTATACACTGTGCAGCTTCCCTGGGACAGACAAGTAGCTCACCAGAGCTGCCTCTCCCCAACTCCCCCCGGCCCGCTCCGCCTTGTCAACCTACCCCAACCCCTGGAGTCTGGCCTCTGTCCGTACCTCCAGACCCAGGGCAGACCATGGCAGCAGTGCAGGAAAAGGATGGTTTGAGGCCAAGGACCCGCAGCAACTGTGGGCCTTGGTTCTCCCTTTGGCCGTCCTGGCTACTCCCAGCCTCCTCTTCTGCTAGACCCCTGGGGCTCGGGAGGGTGGAGGAGACTGTACTGCAGGAGACACTGCACACTGCTGTGTGCACATGACCTTACAGCGGGGAGGGGTGCCGCGGGGAGGTGAGTTTGAGCTGCAAGCGATGCGTGGAGGAGGGGCGTGCAGGTTTGTGACTGGCTGAAACCGGGAATATTCAGAGTATGTGAGCAcgagtatgtgtgtgtgatggtgTGTGTACACAGGAAGCTGTTTCTGGGTACACTGGGCCTGTCCCCAGCTCCACATGAGGCTGGGTGGGTCTGGCCAGTCTCGTGGCCCTGGGCGTGTATCTGCGTTGCCTGGGAGTAGGGCGAGTGTGTGCAGGCAGAACCGGTGCTGCCCGCCTGCCCCATTCGTTCCTGGGCCTGCGCGGCCGCGGGGCCCTCCCCTTGCTGCGGTCAGAGCAGGAGGGCAGACCTGTTCTGGGACAGGTGTCTCCAGTTCCTGGAACTGCTTCCTTGTCTGTGGCTTTCCCCGAATCGCCCAGCTGGGCACCTGGGAGAGGGGACAAGGCCATGGGTTCTTCAGCCAGGAGGAGCTGGGCCCGGGGATAGAAACTGACAGCCTGGCTCTCACAAGCACGTGTGTGCAAGGTGCTCACGCTAGGCCCTGAGTATGAGGTCAGGGCGCCTGCCCTTCCCTTCCAGGGTCTCTGCCCAGCTGTATTTCTTCCCCAGCGGCGGgcgtggggtggggagatggccAGGGTGGCAGGAGCTGGGGCCTTAGGCACTCTGAGGAGAAAAGGGGCACGTGGGAGGAAGCACTTTCTGCGCCTCTCTCTGCTGTGCCTGAATTTCTACCGGTCACTTGCCATCATCTCCAGAAAGTCCTGGTGAAACCGCAGGGCACTGGGAACCATGCCTGGGGGCAGTGTGAGAGTTTAGCTCCTTGTTTTCTCAAACAGGAGGGGCCTGACTCAAGAACACTCAGTGAGTTCGGGGCTGGGCCGGGCTGGCCCCCTCCAGCAGTAAATGGTCCTCTCTGACCGGGGAGTGCAAGGGAGAGGCAGACCGGGTCCCGGCCTCGCCCACCACGCTGCCTCTGCCCCGCAGGTGATCGAGGAATTCTACAACCAGACGTGGCTCCACCGCTATGGGGAGAGCATCTCGCCCGCCACGCTGACCACACTCTGGTCCCTCTCCGTGGCCATATTCTCCGTGGGGGGCATGATCGGCTCCTTCTCTGTGGGCCTGTTTGTGAACCGCTTTGGCCGGTGAGCAGAGGGggtcctggccctgcccagggagGCCCAGACGAGCGCGGGCGGTGGGGGGCCTTCCCTGCCTGTTCCAGAGTGTTACCTCTGACCCAGCCCCTGAGGCCTCCAGGGGGATCCAGGGGCCcgcctgacctctgacctcctcGCCCCAGGCGGAATTCCATGCTGATGATGAACCTGCTGGCCTTCATATCTGCTGTGCTCATGGGCTTCTCCAAACTGGGCAAATCCTTTGAGATGCTGATCCTGGGTCGCTTCATCATCGGTGTGTACTGCGGCCTGACCACGGGCTTCGTGCCCATGTATGTGGGGGAGGTGTCCCCGACGGCCCTTCGAGGGGCCCTGGGCACCCTGCACCAGCTGGGCATCGTCGTCGGCATCCTCATCGCCCAGGTAAGCCcccagccacagctccagcaccTCCCGGGTGTGCATCCAGATCGCACCCCTCAGCCGGCCTCCCGCAGCCTCGCAGGGGAGCCTCGGGACACGTCCCAGGCACAGCACTCCGCACCCTTCTCCCGGGGCCCCCGGTGGGAGAGCGTCCAGATGCCTTGACTTTTCGTCCCAGCCCGCTCGGCCTTGTGTCCCTTCTCTTCACCCTGCGGACCCAGCCACAGGGAAGCCCACCAGTTTCTCAGCCTGCTGGCTCCCTGCCGCCTCCAGGCCATGATGGGTGTGCACGTGGTACACGCATGCACCCCCTCTCTCAAGGCCTCCCCGTCCCACCTTGAGGGGTCCTGGGGCAGGGCAGCAGCCCGCGGGGGCCCCTGCCAGACACCTTCGAAGCCCCGCCATCTCATCCCCAGGCCGGGCGGTAGGTCCTGCTTCtccctgaggttcagagaagtgaaGCTTCACGCTAGCGCAGAACGAGACTCAGACTGGAGCCCTCTTTCTGACGCAGTGGCTGGCACACGCAGGCGAGGGCCGCCTGGGTGGAACGGGTCGAGGCGTGGAGCCAGGGCAGGGCACTGACAGCCGCTCTCCGTCCCTGCCTCCCGCAGGTATTTGGCCTGGACTCCATCATGGGCAACGAGGAGCTGTGGCCCCTGCTCCTGAGCGTCATCTTCATCCCGGCCCTGCTGCAGTGCGTCCTGCTGCCCTTCTGCCCCGAGAGCCCCCGCTTCCTGCTCATCAACCGCAATGAGGAGAACCGGGCCAAGAGCGGTACGGCcgggccctgcccctccccgcccccggccctgGCCGCCTCCCCGCGCTGAGCCACCCCCCTTCCCTCCGGCCCCCCAGTGCTGAAGAAGCTGCGCGGAACGGCAGACGTGACCCGAGACCTGCAGGAGATGAAGGAGGAGAGCCGGCAGATGATGCGGGAGAAGAAGGTCACCATCCTGGAGCTGTTCCGCTCGGCCGCCTACCGCCAGCCCATCCTCATCGCCGTGGTGCTGCAGCTGTCCCAGCAGCTGTCGGGCATCAACGCGGTGAGTGCCCCCGGCCAGCCTCTCCCGGGGCCCCAGCCGAACCCTGGGTTCAAGTGCGCGCTGTGGACAGAGCCCACGCTTACGACAGACGAGCCCCTGCCGGGGGAGAAGCTCTCCCCCAGATCCAAAACCCGTAAGGGCACCGGTGCGGTGTcccgttccttccttcctcactgtGAGTGTCCCCACCCGTGGGGACAGAGGCCGCGGGCGGACCGCAGCGCCCGGCTCACCCCGTGACTCCCCTGCCCGCAGGTTTTCTATTACTCCACAAGCATCTTCGAGAAGGCGGGCGTGCAGCAGCCTGTGTATGCCACCATCGGCTCCGGCATCGTCAACACGGCCTTCACTGTCGTGTCGGTGAGTCTTTGGGAGCCTCTTCATCACTGCTGATACCCATCGGCATCCAGGGTCCCTCTCGGGGCCTCGGGGCCTCATGACTGAATAGCAGCAAGTACCGTGAGCCAGGCATGCGTCACACGCTCCATAAGTGCTCTCCCATTTCATCTTCAACAACGTGTCAAGTTCATTACTCGTATCAAACAGCTGATGACACTGACGCTCAGAGAGGCGTGATGGCTGGCCCAAAGCCGCAGGCAGCATGCTCAGCTGTCTGGCTCTCGGGGGCCGCCCTCACTCCCCTCCAGGTGCTGGGCTCTCCAGCCCCCCGCCGGACCTGTGAACCCCCCAGGCCGAGGCGGTACTGTCTTCCTTCCACCTCCGTCTCTGCAGGGCCCCGTGGCTGTCCCTACATGTGGGATGAAGgagcggagggagggagggatgtttCCAGAGGGACTCCGGGTGGCGGTAGCACTGACACTCTCTGCCCACAGCTGTTCGTGGTGGAACGAGCCGGCCGGCGGACCCTGCACCTCATAGGCCTGGCTGGCATGGCGGGCTGCGCGGTGCTCATGACCATCGCCTTGGCACTGCTGGTGAGTCGCCACACTGGCGGCGaggtggcaggggtgggtggcAGCTCACATGGGCACCAGATCCCAAAGTGCCCgtctcagcccagcccagccagcagcACCCGGAGGCCAGGTGGTGACCGCCCCCTCCCTAGTTCTGCACccgaagccccccaccccctctggctCCTAGGCTGTCTCCTTCTTTCGCACTCACATCCTGCCTCAAACCggctccctcctctgcctgaCGTTTTCTCACCACAAGACCTCGAGGTCCCTCTCCCCAGAATTGCTTTGCCTAATACTGACTTTTCCAGAGTCTCCTCTGCAGCCTCAGTTCCCTTTAGAACTGCTCTGAAGTAACAGCCTCTTGACCACAGCGGGTGGAAACCTCCCTCATCTCACGAAATGCTCAGGATGCGCAGGTGCAGTTAGGTCACTCTTCCCACTTCTCAGGCGAGGAAGCCTGTCCCCAGGGGACTGAGGGATGCAGAAGATAATGGACGAGGCCAGAATCAACCTCAGATCTGCTGGTCCTAAGCCCGAGTCTGCAACCTCTGTGACAGCCCTGCCCCGGGCACTGCACACACTTACCCATCTGGGCAAGGAAAGCCCTGGTACACTCACTTTACAGCTGAACTAGAGCTTAGAAAGGGCAGTGCTGGACGAGGGGCCAGCACACCCACCGTAGGCACTGAGCGTGGATCTGGGATCTGAACAAAGCCCAGGTACTTGTCTACCGTGGCCGCCTCCAGAGTGGTTCTGTATGGCACCGCGTGCCTGCTCGGTGTTGGCCCTGAGCTGGGCGCCTTACAAGCCTCCTAACACCCGCCCCCGGCAAcactcttccccttcctcccgcTGTACGCAGCCCGCTTCGCGGCCTGAGCGAGGGGACTGCGAGGGCCTTTTGGCACTTCCCGCACGCACACGACGTGACTGTCCCCGGGAGGTGGACACAAGCTCACAGGCGTCCTGCAGGACTTAAACTGTTTCGTTCAGATGAGGGAACCGTGACCCCAGCACAGGGCACCTAACGTCACACAGCAAACCCAAGATCAGCCCCAGGCCTCCTTCCTTCCAGCCCAGAGCTCTTAGCACTGCCCTGGGCTCCCTCTGCATCTTCTGAGGATCCATCACAGCCCAGTCtgactttcctctcctctctcgtCCTCAACAGGAGCAGCTGCCCTGGATGTCCTACCTGAGCATCGTGGCCATCTTTGGCTTCGTGGCCTTCTTTGAAGTGGGCCCTGGCCCCATCCCATGGTTCATTGTGGCCGAACTCTTCAGCCAGGGCCCTCGCCCGGCTGCCATTGCCGTCGCTGGCTTCTCCAACTGGACCTCGAATTTCATTGTGGGCATGTGCTTCCAGTATGTGGAGGTGAGTGCCCCCAGGATCCCCACCCTCGGCGTTTCTCTGCTGCCCACTAGGATCCCACAGGGCTGTGCAGAATGCTCTCCTGGTTACTGGAATCATGCTggggaggaaacaggctcagaagcCCAGGTCACACCACTAAGAACCCCGACCTCCACGCCAGGGTTCTTCCCTTAGCTTTGAACTGTCGCCTGCCCTGCTCTGCCGTGGGAACCTGCTCCTGCTATGTGCCGGGCGCAGGCAGAGTCTCGCATCATCGCCGCCCTAGCGCTCCTGGGTTGTAGGCGGGTGTCCCTTTTTCAGCTCCAAGGCCCAGAGGTAGCGGGACCTAGTCAGGACCTCCGGCCAGGATGCAGGGTCAAGTCCCCAACCGAGGGTTTCTGTGTGGTTTTCAGCAACTGTGCGGCCCCTACGTCTTCATCATCTTCACGGTGCTCCTGGTCCTGTTCTTCATCTTCACCTACTTCAAAGTTCCCGAGACCAAAGGCCGGACCTTCGATGAGATTGCTTCCGGCTTCCGGCAGGGGGGAGCGAGCCAAAGCGACAAGACACCCGAGGAGCTGTTCCACCCCCTGGGGGCCGATTCCCAAGTGTGAGGTGCCCCGCACCCCCAGCCCGGCCTGCTCCCAGCAGCCCAAGGATCTCTCGGAGCACAGGCAGCTGAATGAGACTCAAACTGACAGATCTCAGCAGAGACGGGCCCCGGGCTCCTTCCTTCAGCCAGCAGTGATGTCCCGAAGAATATTCAGGGCTCTGCGGCTCCAGGATTTTTAACAAAAGCAGGACTGTTGCTCAGATCCATTCAGACAAGCAAcaggttttataatttttttattactgattttgctattatttttgtaTCAGCCAGTCTCCTTTACCCACATCCCACGCTTCACCTTGGAGGGCTCAGTGCCTGAGGACGGGGACCGAGCCCTGCCTAGACACTTGCCTTCTCCGCCAAGCTAATCCGTAGGGCTGGACCTGCGACCCCAGGACACACTAATCGAACTATGAACTCAGTCTTCTACCCCAAGAGGTGGCCCTGGCCACTCCCTTCCGCGGGTCTGAGTCTTCCCACCCAGGGGCCAGGCTCCATTAGGATTCGCCCGCTCCCGTCCCTCCCTGCTCAAACACTCTGTTTAATCTTCCCTTGCCTGAGACCAGTTGGGAGCactggggtgcagggaggggaggggaagggccagGGCTGCCAGGTTCCAGGCTCCCTTGCACTGAGGGCCAGACGATCACCATGGGAGGCTGAGAACTCACTACTACTCAAGAAGACACGGACACTCCTGCCCTGCTGTGTGTATAGACggaagatatttatatatattttttggttgtcAATATTAAATACAGACACTAAGTTATAGTATATCCGGACAAACCAACTTGTAAATACACCACCTTCCTCACTCTGTAACCCACCTAAGTAGATAAAAATGGCTGGTTTTTAGAGACGTGGTTTTGAAATGCTTGTGGGTTGAGGGGAGGCAGATTTGCATGGCAATGGGAGAGAAGCAGCTAGGAGAGTGGCTTCAGACTCTGACTCCGAGATCCAGTCACTTCCAGGCACCTTTGAGCAACCTCTACTGCTTAAAAATCTGCATGACCTCTGTCACCTAGAGGAAATCGGAACATCTTGGCACCAAGGCGGTCCTATTTTCCATCACATACGATAGCTGTTCTTCAAAACTGAGAGCTCTGTGCTGACCCTGATGCTCAGGCCTTTCGATGCAGTATCTTGAATGTGAAGTAGGTACTGTCTCTGCATTTGACAGGTTCAAAGAGGTCATGTGCCTGTGGTCTCACAGAAAATATGCCAAAACCCCAGCTTTTAACAATTACACCACACAACCCGACCCCGACACACACCCCGCCATCCCCTCCAAAGCAAAATGAACCGTGTTCACTGAATGGGCAGAGTGAAGTGTGACGCTGCCTTCTCTGCTGCTTCATTGGGAATGTCCTCTCTGATCCAGCCTATAAGCTACTGCATACTCTCCAAAGGACTTCTAACCCCCTTCACCCATCCCAGAATTTCAAAAGCACCTCATTTGTCCCTTTCCTGTGGCACTGCACTGTACAGACCCTTCCGGCTTTACCACAAGTTCCTGTTTCTCTCACTAGCCTCAATATCATGGAAATCAGTTTGGTTCAACTGGGCTTTCAGTACTCAATACAGAgcttggcacagagcaggcactcagAAAATAGCTGATGAAATAAAAGCACCAAGGACATTGGTCCCTCGAGGCTTAGGTGACAAAATCTGAAGTGGCGGTGGATTTGTCTGTGGAAGCCTTCCTAActgcacacagaaaaaaaaaaaatgtaaggtcTGCTCGGCATGAAAACAGTTGTAAGAGAGGGTGAGAAGGGAAAACAGGTACATGGGAATGACCTCGCAAATAGGGAGTGAGGTTCAGAGGGGTTGTGCCTTGCCTGAGCTGGAGGCGGGGTGGTTAACCCATTAAGGGCTGGGGCCAGGTGTTGGAGAAGGCCTTAGCACCTGTCTCCAAAAGGCTTCTGTTGAAAGGAGTTAGCTCTTAGGCTTGGCAGGCCCCCCGGGAGTGATAGGGAGTGATAGCGCAAAGAGTCAGGAGCCCAGCCTGCTCTCAAAATCCTGTGGTGGCCTGGCCGCCGTTGGCGCCTTTCGTAAGGAAGCGActaggggtggggctggggcaagCTAGAGGCCAGAGCTTAAGGATGCAAAGCAGATGAGGTCAAGGCCCGGAAGCACCCCGGCCtcgccccagcccagggctccagACACTGGTGTGAAAAGGCCTGTGAACCTCCTCTCCGGTTCCCGCTCCTCGCTGGGCTTGCACCACTGTGCGGGTGCCACCGTTTCCCGAACTGCGAGGGGCACGCAGGCTGCACACAGGCTCCGGGAGACCCGGCCCGCCCCAGCCTCGGCCCGCAACGCCCCGGGAAGCACAGCTTCCGGTGCCCTGAGGCCTTTTCTCTAGGGACCGCAGTCCACCGCGGAGGTGGAAGATTCGGGGCCGGGGCGATCTTCCATCCTTCCCAGACCCTGACTGCGGTGCTCCAGGGCCGGCCCGGCTCTGGCTCCCTCACGCGGCTAGCCTCCCGGGTGGCCTAGCAGGAGGGGCGAGGCTGCGCGGTCTCTCCACCAATCAGAACCGCCGTGTTGGCTGGTGAGGGGCGGGCCTCAGGCCCCCACCAATCATAGCCCGGCTGCTCTGGGCGGCGGTCCAGGCCTCTGCACCTCCGACATCAGGGAGGTGCATTTGCTCCTGGAGCGGGCGACCGCGCCCAGTTGGCGCCGACATCCTGGGGAAGGTGGCTCACCTGGGATCCTTACGTCTACGCTTTGTGACGAAGGGGTAAATAAGTAACGAGGCTGCTCCCCAGTCCCCCTTCTCGACAGTGCTTAGCTCACAGATGGTTCTGAGATCCTTTATCTGACACCTTGGGCTCAACAGTCTCCTCTCCTTGGAAACCTGGGTCAGGTTACCCCGCCGGACTCCACGACGTCCTGTATCACCTCCATCAAAGCCCTCCCCACACTGTGCAGGAGCTGACTGTCCTTCCGCCAGACTGGGGAGGCAACTGCTAAGTCACTCCTCTGTCCTCAGTTCTCCCCACAGGCTCCGATCAGCATTGCTGGATGAATGAAGTAGAAATTAGGCTCAGATTCCACGATCTGAGTTCTTCCAGTATGGTTTTAGGTATAAAAATCCAACAATTCAGAATGTGTTCTTAATAACGGGGGGAAGCATATCAATTCTCTACCGTAACACCCGCTTTTTGAAAGTCCCCTCTCTCATTCAGTGATTTTCGTTTCTTAGGTCCCTTACGAATCTGACCCCGTCCGGGCGCTGCCATCGCTGGCCCTAGTTCCGACCGCTCCTCGCCTCTCTGGAATCACTGCAGCgcatttttctctctgcctcctgtctctttccttccttctccacaTTGCGATCTTGATGACCTTTCTAAAAGGCAAATCTAGTCATATCTCTCTTCTACTTAAACCTTTCCTGGATCCCCATTTCCCTCAGCATTATGTCCAGCTTTCTTAGCCTGAAAGATTCCAGGCCATTCGCAAAGAGTTTCTAGCTCTCGGACGCTGCCCCCTCTCTCACCCCTGCCCCCTAATCCACTGCAGCCATCCTCCAGGCACTGATCATTCTGTCCTCTGATCGCCACACGCCCCTTCCCCTACAGGCCTTTGGGGTCCCCCCATACCTACTGCCCTCCCACCTGCTCATGTGTTTCCATCATTACCCAAGGAGTTGGCTGAGGACGTGCCTGCTTGAGATGGCTCACTGATTTCTTGGGACACTGCTGCCAACTTGTGGCTGGTGGGTGAACATCTAGGTCAGggctagttttgtttgtttgttaagggccacacccagggcatatggaaattcccagaggaggggtggaatctgagctgcagctgcccgctgccccacagccacaacaacttgggatcaaGTCGCgcatgcgacctacaccacagctcacagcaacgccagatccttaacccactgagcaaggccagggatggaacacttgtcctcatggatgctacttgggttcgttactgctgagccacgacaggaactcccaggtcagGGCTAGTTTTAACCTCTACCTCTCCTGGGTTCAGAGAGAAGTGACTGCTTTGGAGATAAGCCTTCACTGGTACGACGGCAACAAATCCATTTGCCCCCAGCACGCTGGAGCGACCGTCCTAAAGCGGTGTCTGACCACATTACTCTACAGCTTCGCGCTCCCTGCTgcctcacggcaaagccaga contains the following coding sequences:
- the SLC2A1 gene encoding solute carrier family 2, facilitated glucose transporter member 1: MEPSSKKLTGRLMLAVGGAVLGSLQFGYNTGVINAPQKVIEEFYNQTWLHRYGESISPATLTTLWSLSVAIFSVGGMIGSFSVGLFVNRFGRRNSMLMMNLLAFISAVLMGFSKLGKSFEMLILGRFIIGVYCGLTTGFVPMYVGEVSPTALRGALGTLHQLGIVVGILIAQVFGLDSIMGNEELWPLLLSVIFIPALLQCVLLPFCPESPRFLLINRNEENRAKSVLKKLRGTADVTRDLQEMKEESRQMMREKKVTILELFRSAAYRQPILIAVVLQLSQQLSGINAVFYYSTSIFEKAGVQQPVYATIGSGIVNTAFTVVSLFVVERAGRRTLHLIGLAGMAGCAVLMTIALALLEQLPWMSYLSIVAIFGFVAFFEVGPGPIPWFIVAELFSQGPRPAAIAVAGFSNWTSNFIVGMCFQYVEQLCGPYVFIIFTVLLVLFFIFTYFKVPETKGRTFDEIASGFRQGGASQSDKTPEELFHPLGADSQV